The following coding sequences lie in one Cannabis sativa cultivar Pink pepper isolate KNU-18-1 chromosome 5, ASM2916894v1, whole genome shotgun sequence genomic window:
- the LOC115718065 gene encoding uncharacterized protein LOC115718065 isoform X1, whose protein sequence is MMPPFPSTSSRFHFHTHSSLLINLTTNTFNLPITMSFSSSSSSHSSSTTHPIQESKHQNLSQILKYHNQTKHSFTKYARGPHGLDWANQPNPFRRFESAPLLPLLHYPTQDQNPNIEAPPSYSSLFLSLPPSKPISKSSISQFLYDSLALSAWKTAGFSTWSLRVNPSSGNLHPTEAYIVSPPIDSVSCSGSGFVAHYAPKEHGLEIRAEIPSGFFPRFFPENTFLVGLSSIFWREAWKYGERAFRYCNHDVGHAIAAVSMAAAAIGWDVKVLDGLGHEDMKKLMGLEIFPEFHIPSRPIKGKLPHIEFEHPDCVLAVFPSGVGGFDLNYEELSSAIAEFSKLDWKGKPNLLSKEHICWDIIYRSAEAVKKPLDIESRFIVDPFQSSGVISEGVYKEFSVREIVRKRRSAVDMDGVTVIERSTFYQMLLHCLPSGSGNDEEKQKRPLALPFQALSWDAEVHAALFVHRVKGLPQGLYFLVRNEDHFGELKKSMRPDFNWTKPDGCPDELPLYELHVGDYRLLSQRLSCNQEIASDGCFSLGMVAHFEPVLREKVWMYPRLFWETGVLGQVLYLEAHAVGISATGIGCYFDDPVHEVLGIKGSNFQSLYHFTVGGPVLDERIMSLPAYPGPGIDA, encoded by the exons ATGATGCCACCGTTTCCTTCAACCTCTAGTCGGTTCCATTTCCATACTCATTCATCTCTGCTCATCAATCTCACCACCAACACCTTCAACCTCCCCATCACCATGTCCTtctcttcatcttcatcatcacattcatcTTCCACAACCCATCCAATACAAGAATCAAAACACCAAAACCTCTCTCAAATCCTCAAATACCATAACCAAACCAAGCATTCCTTCACTAAATACGCCCGAGGACCTCACGGCCTCGACTGGGCTAACCAACCCAACCCATTTCGGAGATTCGAATCTGCTCCACTGCTCCCTCTCCTACACTACCCCACACAAGATCAAAACCCCAACATTGAAGCTCCTCCTTCTTACTCATCTCTCTTTCTATCTCTCCCTCCTTCAAAACCCATTTCTAAATCTTCTATTTCCCAGTTTCTCTACGATTCTTTAGCTCTCTCCGCTTGGAAAACTGCTGGGTTTTCGACCTGGTCGCTTAGAGTTAACCCCAGTAGCGGGAATCTACACCCTACCGAAGCTTACATTGTAAGCCCTCCTATTGACTCGGTTTCGTGTTCTGGTTCGGGTTTCGTGGCGCATTACGCTCCGAAAGAGCATGGTTTGGAGATTAGAGCGGAAATCCCATCTGGGTTTTTCCCCAGATTCTTTCCCGAGAACACTTTCCTCGTTGGGTTGTCTTCGATTTTCTGGCGCGAAGCTTGGAAATACGGCGAGCGAGCTTTCCGGTACTGTAACCACGACGTGGGTCATGCTATCGCTGCCGTGTCGATGGCTGCGGCCGCCATTGGTTGGGATGTGAAGGTTCTAGATGGCTTGGGCCATGAGGATATGAAGAAACTCATGGGGCTTGAAATTTTCCCTGAGTTTCATATTCCTTCTCGACCCATTAAAGGTAAGTTGCCTCATATTGAATTTGAGCACCCTGATTGTGTTTTAGCTGTTTTCCCAAGTGGGGTTGGTGGATTTGATTTAAATTATGAAGAATTGAGTTCTGCCATTGCTGAATTTTCCAAGTTGGATTGGAAGGGAAAGCCTAATTTGTTGAGTAAAGAACATATTTGTTGGGATATTATATATAGATCAGCTGAGGCAGTTAAGAAACCTTTAGATATAGAAAGTAGATTCATTGTTGATCCATTTCAGAGTAGTGGAGTCATTAGTGAAGGTGTGTATAAAGAGTTTAGTGTTAGGGAAATAGTTAGAAAACGAAGGAGTGCAGTTGATATGGATGGTGTTACTGTAATTGAGAGAAGTACATTTTATCAAATGCTTCTGCATTGTCTTCCTTCGGGTTCGGGTAATGATGAAGAGAAGCAAAAGAGGCCATTGGCATTGCCGTTTCAGGCTCTTTCTTGGGATGCTGAGGTGCATGCTGCTTTGTTTGTTCATAGGGTGAAAGGTTTGCCTCAAGGTCTGTATTTTTTGGTTAGAAATGAAGATCATTTTGGTGAGCTTAAGAAATCTATGAGGCCTGACTTTAATTGGACCAAGCCTGACGGTTGCCCTGATGAACTTCCTTTATATGAGCTTCATGTAGGTGATTATAGACTTCTCTCTCAACGGCTCTCGTGCAATCAG GAAATAGCAAGTGATGGCTGCTTCAGTCTTGGTATGGTAGCTCATTTTGAGCCTGTTTTGCGCGAGAAAGTGTGGATGTATCCTCGATTGTTTTGGGAGACTGGAGTTCTAGGACAAGTTTTGTACCTCGAAGCACATGCTGTTGGCATATCTGCAACAGGAATCGGCTGCTACTTCGACGACCCTG TGCATGAAGTGCTTGGGATTAAAGGATCAAATTTTCAGAGTCTCTATCACTTCACCGTGGGAGGTCCTGTTCTGGACGAACGAATCATGAGTCTACCGGCATATCCAGGCCCCGGAATAGACGCTTGA
- the LOC115716480 gene encoding ycf20-like protein, with amino-acid sequence MASVVVVPPNCPRNAVLASSKCISFAAATFNIQACSPQSVCAKWRHYCWCSIFCVIRPSSANNSKKMVWLIRSSLDDNVPDPSSPSSGRNGRTRLIRAIQGFQTRLEARIQEIRRGFPLKLLFFLGGFYCATAFATVIGQTGDWDILSAALAVFVVEGIGALMYRASSPFLKKIKSLITVFNFWKTGLALGLFLDSFKY; translated from the exons ATGGCAAGTGTTGTTGTTGTACCTCCTAATTGTCCAAGAAATGCTGTACTTGCTTCTTCAAAGTGTATAAGTTTTGCAGCTGCAACATTCAACATTCAAGCATGCTCTCCCCAAAGTGTTTGTGCTAAGTGGAGGCACTATTGTTGGTGTTCTATTTTCTGTGTAATTCGACCTTCTTCGGCTAATAATTCCAA GAAGATGGTGTGGTTGATTAGGAGCAGTCTTGATGACAATGTCCCGGatccttcttctccttctagTGGCAGAAATGGCAGAACACGGCTAATTAGGGCCATTCAAGGTTTTCAAACCAGGTTAGAAGCAAGAATTCAGGAAATAAGGAGAGGTTTTCCACTTAAATTGCTTTTCTTCTTGGGGGGATTTTACTGCGCAACTGCATTTGCTACTGTTATTGGGCAAACAGGTGACTGGGACATTCTATCTGCTGCCTTGGCTGTGTTTGTTGTAGAGGGGATTGGGGCACTCATGTATAGAGCTTCTTCCCCTTTCTTAAAAAAGATTAAGAGCCTTATAACAGTCTTTAACTTTTGGAAGACTGGGCTTGCCCTTGGTCTCTTCTTGGACTCGTTCAAATACTGA
- the LOC115718065 gene encoding uncharacterized protein LOC115718065 isoform X2, translating to MMPPFPSTSSRFHFHTHSSLLINLTTNTFNLPITMSFSSSSSSHSSSTTHPIQESKHQNLSQILKYHNQTKHSFTKYARGPHGLDWANQPNPFRRFESAPLLPLLHYPTQDQNPNIEAPPSYSSLFLSLPPSKPISKSSISQFLYDSLALSAWKTAGFSTWSLRVNPSSGNLHPTEAYIVSPPIDSVSCSGSGFVAHYAPKEHGLEIRAEIPSGFFPRFFPENTFLVGLSSIFWREAWKYGERAFRYCNHDVGHAIAAVSMAAAAIGWDVKVLDGLGHEDMKKLMGLEIFPEFHIPSRPIKGKLPHIEFEHPDCVLAVFPSGVGGFDLNYEELSSAIAEFSKLDWKGKPNLLSKEHICWDIIYRSAEAVKKPLDIESRFIVDPFQSSGVISEGVYKEFSVREIVRKRRSAVDMDGVTVIERSTFYQMLLHCLPSGSGNDEEKQKRPLALPFQALSWDAEVHAALFVHRVKGLPQGLYFLVRNEDHFGELKKSMRPDFNWTKPDGCPDELPLYELHVGDYRLLSQRLSCNQVC from the exons ATGATGCCACCGTTTCCTTCAACCTCTAGTCGGTTCCATTTCCATACTCATTCATCTCTGCTCATCAATCTCACCACCAACACCTTCAACCTCCCCATCACCATGTCCTtctcttcatcttcatcatcacattcatcTTCCACAACCCATCCAATACAAGAATCAAAACACCAAAACCTCTCTCAAATCCTCAAATACCATAACCAAACCAAGCATTCCTTCACTAAATACGCCCGAGGACCTCACGGCCTCGACTGGGCTAACCAACCCAACCCATTTCGGAGATTCGAATCTGCTCCACTGCTCCCTCTCCTACACTACCCCACACAAGATCAAAACCCCAACATTGAAGCTCCTCCTTCTTACTCATCTCTCTTTCTATCTCTCCCTCCTTCAAAACCCATTTCTAAATCTTCTATTTCCCAGTTTCTCTACGATTCTTTAGCTCTCTCCGCTTGGAAAACTGCTGGGTTTTCGACCTGGTCGCTTAGAGTTAACCCCAGTAGCGGGAATCTACACCCTACCGAAGCTTACATTGTAAGCCCTCCTATTGACTCGGTTTCGTGTTCTGGTTCGGGTTTCGTGGCGCATTACGCTCCGAAAGAGCATGGTTTGGAGATTAGAGCGGAAATCCCATCTGGGTTTTTCCCCAGATTCTTTCCCGAGAACACTTTCCTCGTTGGGTTGTCTTCGATTTTCTGGCGCGAAGCTTGGAAATACGGCGAGCGAGCTTTCCGGTACTGTAACCACGACGTGGGTCATGCTATCGCTGCCGTGTCGATGGCTGCGGCCGCCATTGGTTGGGATGTGAAGGTTCTAGATGGCTTGGGCCATGAGGATATGAAGAAACTCATGGGGCTTGAAATTTTCCCTGAGTTTCATATTCCTTCTCGACCCATTAAAGGTAAGTTGCCTCATATTGAATTTGAGCACCCTGATTGTGTTTTAGCTGTTTTCCCAAGTGGGGTTGGTGGATTTGATTTAAATTATGAAGAATTGAGTTCTGCCATTGCTGAATTTTCCAAGTTGGATTGGAAGGGAAAGCCTAATTTGTTGAGTAAAGAACATATTTGTTGGGATATTATATATAGATCAGCTGAGGCAGTTAAGAAACCTTTAGATATAGAAAGTAGATTCATTGTTGATCCATTTCAGAGTAGTGGAGTCATTAGTGAAGGTGTGTATAAAGAGTTTAGTGTTAGGGAAATAGTTAGAAAACGAAGGAGTGCAGTTGATATGGATGGTGTTACTGTAATTGAGAGAAGTACATTTTATCAAATGCTTCTGCATTGTCTTCCTTCGGGTTCGGGTAATGATGAAGAGAAGCAAAAGAGGCCATTGGCATTGCCGTTTCAGGCTCTTTCTTGGGATGCTGAGGTGCATGCTGCTTTGTTTGTTCATAGGGTGAAAGGTTTGCCTCAAGGTCTGTATTTTTTGGTTAGAAATGAAGATCATTTTGGTGAGCTTAAGAAATCTATGAGGCCTGACTTTAATTGGACCAAGCCTGACGGTTGCCCTGATGAACTTCCTTTATATGAGCTTCATGTAGGTGATTATAGACTTCTCTCTCAACGGCTCTCGTGCAATCAG GTATGTTGA